A stretch of the Calditrichota bacterium genome encodes the following:
- the galT gene encoding galactose-1-phosphate uridylyltransferase: MVWEQRWHPLREEWIIVAAHRQDRPWIGDTVRQPQTQLPPYDPNCYFCPGNIRVSGEQNPDYKQTFVFDNDHACVSFDAPNVPELTDSIYKRKPARGIARVVCYSPRHDLTLAELETSEIITLLKVWQQQYLELGAHPEINHVLIFENKGEVVGVSNPHPHCQIYATNFIFKYIETEARVCERHFADTGRILFQDILRTEKEDGRRIICENETVIAFMPYFARYAYEVFVAPKKTHPHLAALSNDELNDLADILQQILIKFDNLWQMPFPYVMALHQAPTDGEKYDNFHFHIEFHPPLRKPNLLKYLAGPEIGGGNFLSDTSPEEKAKELKRLPTLHYKLQN; encoded by the coding sequence ATGGTCTGGGAACAGAGATGGCATCCGCTGAGGGAAGAATGGATCATTGTGGCGGCGCACCGACAGGACAGGCCCTGGATCGGAGACACCGTTCGTCAGCCGCAAACTCAACTACCGCCGTACGATCCGAACTGTTATTTCTGCCCGGGAAACATACGCGTGAGCGGCGAGCAAAATCCCGACTACAAGCAAACTTTCGTCTTTGACAATGACCATGCCTGCGTTTCTTTTGATGCGCCAAATGTGCCAGAACTCACCGACTCCATTTACAAACGCAAACCGGCGCGCGGTATCGCACGCGTCGTCTGCTACAGTCCGCGCCACGACTTGACACTCGCCGAACTGGAAACTTCGGAAATCATCACGCTGCTGAAAGTGTGGCAGCAGCAATATCTCGAATTGGGCGCGCATCCTGAAATCAATCATGTGCTCATTTTTGAAAACAAGGGCGAAGTCGTCGGCGTATCCAATCCGCACCCGCATTGTCAAATTTACGCGACAAATTTCATTTTCAAATACATCGAGACCGAAGCCCGGGTGTGCGAGCGGCATTTTGCTGACACTGGCAGAATTCTATTTCAGGATATTTTAAGAACGGAAAAAGAAGATGGCAGACGCATCATTTGCGAAAACGAAACGGTGATCGCTTTCATGCCCTATTTCGCGCGCTACGCTTACGAGGTTTTTGTCGCGCCGAAAAAGACGCACCCTCATTTGGCCGCTCTTTCCAATGACGAATTAAATGATCTCGCTGACATCCTACAGCAAATTCTCATCAAATTTGACAATTTGTGGCAAATGCCATTCCCTTACGTCATGGCATTGCATCAGGCGCCGACGGACGGGGAAAAATATGATAATTTTCATTTTCACATTGAATTTCACCCGCCGCTGCGCAAACCCAATCTGCTGAAATATCTGGCAGGACCGGAAATCGGCGGCGGGAATTTTCTCAGCGACACGTCACCCGAAGAAAAAGCAAAAGAATTGAAGCGACTGCCGACACTTCATTACAAGCTACAAAATTGA
- a CDS encoding GHMP kinase yields the protein MKILSGKTQALPDVEKFISDFGVSLSQGKAFGFDSSQPITITRAPGRLDVMGGIADYSGALVLQMPIREATICAIQARSDRQIRITSLNRKNSAHDAEFEISLDYFFQGKTPIAYEDAQQFFQQNEKTSWAAYVAGAFLVLAQEKNFHFPHGATLLIRSNVPEGKGVSSSAALEVAAMEAIAALYNFSLTPEEIALLCQKVENFIVGAPCGVMDQMTAVFGRENELMALLCQPAQLLAPVKIPDEIEFFGLDSGVRHSVSGADYTSVRVGAFMGYRIIAELAGLKISAEKGKTRINDPRWHGYLANLSPSIFEQFLAQQLPPEIKGSEFLEKYGGITDPVTQVNPGRTYAVLNPTKHPIYENFRVKAFANLIEKPVSEKTLHILGELMYQSHAGYSACGLGSDATDLLVELARQSETNSAIFGAKITGGGSGGTVALLSKKSALESVEKLRQQFLQKTGYSPYLFQGSSPGSRWFGRMKIKLIE from the coding sequence ATGAAAATTTTGTCCGGAAAAACTCAGGCGCTGCCAGATGTGGAGAAATTCATCTCCGATTTCGGCGTATCACTTTCACAAGGAAAAGCGTTTGGTTTTGATTCAAGCCAGCCGATTACGATCACGCGCGCGCCCGGCAGACTCGACGTCATGGGCGGCATTGCCGATTACTCCGGCGCGCTGGTTTTGCAAATGCCCATCAGAGAAGCCACGATTTGCGCCATTCAAGCGCGCTCGGATCGCCAAATCCGAATCACCAGCTTGAATCGAAAGAATTCCGCGCACGATGCTGAATTTGAAATTTCTTTGGATTATTTTTTTCAGGGAAAAACTCCCATTGCTTACGAAGACGCGCAGCAATTTTTTCAACAAAATGAAAAAACGTCATGGGCAGCCTACGTCGCCGGAGCGTTTTTAGTTCTGGCACAAGAAAAAAACTTTCATTTCCCACACGGCGCAACGCTGCTCATTCGCTCCAATGTCCCGGAGGGAAAAGGCGTCAGTTCCTCAGCAGCGCTGGAAGTTGCAGCGATGGAAGCGATTGCTGCTCTGTACAATTTCTCCCTGACGCCGGAAGAGATTGCCCTGTTGTGCCAAAAAGTGGAAAATTTTATCGTGGGCGCGCCCTGCGGCGTGATGGATCAGATGACGGCGGTTTTCGGCAGGGAAAATGAATTGATGGCGCTGCTCTGCCAACCGGCGCAATTATTAGCACCTGTCAAAATTCCGGACGAAATCGAATTTTTCGGACTGGATTCTGGCGTGCGCCATTCTGTTTCCGGAGCGGATTACACTTCTGTCCGCGTCGGCGCTTTCATGGGCTATCGTATCATTGCAGAACTTGCCGGGCTGAAAATTAGTGCGGAAAAGGGAAAAACCAGAATCAATGACCCGCGCTGGCACGGCTATCTCGCAAATTTGTCTCCTTCTATTTTTGAGCAATTTCTTGCACAACAGTTACCGCCGGAAATTAAGGGTAGCGAATTTCTTGAAAAATACGGCGGCATCACCGACCCGGTCACTCAAGTTAATCCCGGGCGCACTTACGCCGTTCTCAATCCGACGAAGCATCCGATTTATGAAAATTTTCGCGTGAAGGCTTTTGCCAACCTGATCGAAAAACCAGTGAGTGAGAAAACGCTGCATATTTTGGGAGAGCTCATGTACCAATCCCACGCCGGCTATTCTGCTTGCGGCCTTGGCTCTGATGCCACGGACTTGCTCGTCGAACTGGCGCGGCAATCCGAAACGAACAGCGCAATTTTCGGCGCAAAAATCACCGGCGGCGGCAGCGGCGGCACGGTTGCCCTGCTCAGTAAAAAATCTGCTCTCGAATCAGTAGAAAAACTGCGCCAACAATTTCTTCAAAAAACCGGATACAGTCCCTATTTGTTTCAGGGATCATCGCCGGGCTCTCGCTGGTTCGGTAGAATGAAAATTAAATTGATCGAATGA
- a CDS encoding inositol monophosphatase has translation MAQIHHESSSDTIYAIDRISEDLILELFSEKIAAQAPIVLIAEGIGDGKVVLPASAKEEDAQWRIIIDPIDGTREIMYQKRSAWILTGVAPNKGENTNLQDIELAVQTEIPLVKQHLCDVLWAQKGQGVQAERYDRLSQKSVSLALQPSTADTIAHGFAMISRFFPGARDVLAEIDEELIRAVLGPVQKGKTHCFEDQYLSTGGQIYELIAGHDRFNADIRPLMDKVLAKQGFELGICCHPYDICTELIAREAGVVITDEYGQPLRTKLDVDENLCWIGYANEKIRAALEPVLQRILKKRDLI, from the coding sequence ATGGCGCAAATTCATCACGAATCTTCCAGCGACACGATTTACGCCATCGACCGCATTAGCGAGGATTTGATTCTGGAATTATTCTCGGAAAAAATTGCAGCGCAAGCGCCGATTGTGCTCATTGCCGAAGGCATCGGAGACGGGAAGGTCGTTCTTCCCGCCAGCGCCAAAGAAGAAGATGCCCAGTGGCGAATTATCATCGACCCCATCGACGGCACCCGGGAAATCATGTACCAGAAACGCAGCGCCTGGATTCTCACCGGCGTGGCGCCAAACAAAGGGGAGAATACCAATTTGCAGGACATCGAATTAGCAGTGCAGACGGAAATTCCGCTGGTCAAGCAGCATCTGTGCGACGTGCTCTGGGCGCAAAAAGGACAAGGCGTGCAAGCGGAACGATACGACCGATTGAGCCAAAAATCCGTTTCGCTTGCGCTACAGCCATCGACAGCGGACACAATTGCGCACGGTTTTGCCATGATCTCGCGTTTTTTCCCCGGCGCGCGGGATGTGCTGGCTGAAATTGACGAGGAACTGATTCGTGCCGTTCTGGGGCCTGTCCAAAAAGGAAAAACTCATTGTTTCGAAGATCAATATCTTTCCACCGGCGGCCAGATTTACGAACTCATCGCCGGCCACGATCGTTTCAACGCAGACATCAGGCCTTTGATGGACAAAGTTCTTGCGAAACAGGGATTCGAGCTGGGAATTTGTTGCCATCCGTACGATATTTGCACGGAACTCATCGCACGGGAAGCAGGCGTCGTCATTACCGACGAATACGGCCAGCCGCTGCGCACAAAGCTGGACGTGGACGAAAATTTGTGCTGGATCGGCTACGCCAATGAAAAAATCCGCGCCGCCCTCGAGCCAGTTTTACAGCGAATTTTAAAAAAACGTGATTTGATTTGA